One Apostichopus japonicus isolate 1M-3 chromosome 14, ASM3797524v1, whole genome shotgun sequence genomic window carries:
- the LOC139979797 gene encoding uncharacterized protein: MLMSFLFNYLCVYAGQGRYMFVMEPGPTSEQGFKRKVRFSIPKPNYEHMIPILWSIHLTLDCLYAEDKLERATSTCGNINFGCVHGRSSLIYVILSFVVQVDVVTVFYCFLTCVYDVLCRDFLNTET, from the exons ATGTTAATGAGTTTTTTGTTCAATTATCTATGTGTATATGCAG GCCAAGGAAGATATATGTTCGTAATGGAACCAGGACCGACTTCAGAGCAAGGG ttcaAAAGAAAAGTCCGGTTTTCTATACCAAAGCCGAACTATGAACATATGATCCCAATTCTTTGGTCAATACATTTAACCCTCGACTGCCTTTATGCTGAG GATAAACTAGAAAGAGCGACCTCAACCTGTGGCAATATCAACTTTGGTTGCGTGCATGGCAGAAGTTCATTGATTTACGTTATCTTATCGTTTGTAGTTCAAGTGGATGTCGTAACGGTTTTTTATTGCTTCTTGACGTGTGTGTATGATGTACTGTGCAGAG